A region from the Arachis ipaensis cultivar K30076 chromosome B01, Araip1.1, whole genome shotgun sequence genome encodes:
- the LOC107645516 gene encoding uncharacterized protein LOC107645516, translating to MAYYTKMKSLWEDLNNFRPIPDCVNCTSVCSCGLNIIREHRQEDCTTRFLRGLNDQYANVRSQLMLMNPTPDIDAAFSMLTQQERQFNECNESKVFFNRSMQSNNESNRGRGIGRGRHQALGRGQGSRVQCTFCDKTSHTIETCYKKHGLPPHLRQRQISSVNYIAAEAPAEKRLDDLSQCSLTNSQKEVGDSTSYELSSHQKDAILQFLKGQEAPQQPQVTNQVQSTTNNTPLIQGNTVILKYSSNISTFVTVKSHLWVIDTGATDHVTFNLDDFQSYQEISPMIVRMPDGSHTTSSIIGTIRFSNQLYLSNVLFIPNFDFKLISVSKLTSKLKCKMLIDDNLCEIQDQATLKRIGVAKCADGLYTLDKQFFCSAAHKTDFTHTSRHPSLTFTAAVTTDDNSAAYTHIINALWHTRLGHIPQHRPQIMHKTHPFINCNEQINPCNSCHLAKQKRLPFSYSASESLSCFDLLHLDIWGPISTPSIHGHKYFLTIVDDKSR from the coding sequence ATGGCTTATTACACAAAGATGAAATCTCTTTGGGAGGATTTGAACAATTTCAGACCCATTCCTGATTGCGTAAATTGTACTTCTGTGTGCTCATGTGGGTTGAATATAATCAGAGAGCATAGGCAAGAGGATTGCACCACAAGATTTTTAAGAGGACTGAATGACCAATACGCTAATGTCAGATCCCAACTAATGCTGATGAATCCCACACCTGATATTGATGCTGCCTTCTCCATGTTAACACAACAGGAACGACAATTCAATGAATGCAATGAGTCCAAGGTTTTCTTTAACAGATCCATGCAGTCGAACAATGAGAGCAACCGAGGGAGAGGCATAGGGAGAGGTAGACACCAGGCTCTTGGCAGAGGACAAGGAAGCAGAGTGCAATGTACATTCTGTGACAAGACCAGCCACACTATTGAGACATGCTATAAAAAGCATGGTTTGCCGCCTCACTTGAGGCAAAGGCAAATCAGTAGCGTCAACTACATTGCTGCTGAAGCACCTGCTGAGAAGAGACTTGATGATCTCAGCCAATGCAGCCTAACCAACAGTCAGAAGGAAGTTGGTGATTCTACAAGTTATGAACTCTCTTCACACCAAAAGGATGCAATTCTGCAGTTTCTCAAAGGACAGGAGGCTCCGCAACAACCTCAAGTCACAAATCAGGTTCAATCCACCACAAACAATACTCCATTGATTCAAGGTAACACTGTCATTTTAAAATACAGTAGCAACATTTCAACCTTTGTTACTGTTAAATCTCACCTCTGGGTAATAGACACAGGGGCAACTGATCATGTCACTTTTAATTTGGacgattttcaatcatatcaagAAATCAGTCCCATGATTGTTAGAATGCCTGATGGTAGCCATACGACTAGTAGCATCATTGGCACCATAAGGTTTTCTAATCAATTATACCTTTCAAATGTGCTTTTCATTCCAAACTTCGATTTCAAATTAATTTCTGTGTCAAAATTAACCAGCAAGTTGAAGTGCAAAATGCTCATAGATGACAACTTATGTGAGATACAGGACCAAGCTACTTTGAAGAGGATTGGAGTAGCTAAATGTGCTGATGGTCTCTATACATTGGATAAGCAATTTTTCTGTTCTGCAGCTCACAAAACTGATTTCACACACACTTCCAGGCACCCATCACTTACATTCACAGCAGCTGTCACTACTGATGACAATTCTGCAGCTTACACACATATCATAAATGCCTTATGGCATACTAGATTAGGTCACATTCCACAGCATAGACCTCAAATAATGCATAAAACTCATCCCTTCATCAATTGTAATGAACAAATAAATCCATGTAACTCTTGCCATTTAGCAAAGCAAAAGCGATTACCATTTTCATATAGTGCTTCTGAATCTCTTAGTTGTTTTGATTTGTTGCATCTTGACATTTGGGGTCCTATATCAACACCTTCCATTCATGGACACAAGTACTTTTTAACCATTGTGGATGATAAGAGTCGATAG